The Halalkalicoccus subterraneus genome includes the window CCGATCGTCATCATCAGCGGCTCGCCAGTCGAGATCTCATCGATCGAGTTGCCTTCTTCGGCGCCGACGACCCGCTCCAAGAGGTCGACGTCCATCGTGAAGCTCTCCCAGGTCGGCGGGAGCGTTCCGGGGAGCCCGGCGATCTGGCCCGCAAGCGCGTCACCTTTCGTCAGGCTGGGATCGAGCCCGGTACCCACGCCCAGCAGGCCGCCGGGGACCGCCCGGTCGACCTGCTCGCCGCCGGCCTGGATCGACCGAATGTCCGTCCGGATGGGGCGCCACTCGGACTGGCCGCCCTCCTCGACCTCGCGGCCCGGCCGGACCTCGAGCTCGTCGCCGACTTCGAGGTGACCCGAAACGAGGCTGCCACCGATCACCCCGCCGGTGAGCCCCTCCCAGGTCGTGCCGGGGCGGTTGATGTCGAAGCTCCGGGCGACGTGCATCCGCGCCTCGGCGTCGGGGTCGCGCTCGGGGGTCGGGATCTCCTCCTCGATCGCGCCGATGAGGTAGTCGATGTTGACCTCCTGTTGGGCGCTGATCGGGACGATGGGTGCGTCCTCCGCGACGGTGCCCGAGACGAACTCCTTGATCTGCTCGTAGTTCTCCTCGATCCGGTCGCGATCGACCAGGTCGACCTTGTTCTGGGCGATGACGACGTTCTCGATCCCGATGATGTCGAGCGCCATCAGGTGCTCCTCGGTCTGAGGCTGGGGCACCTCCTCGGTGGCGCTGACCACCAGTACCGCCCCGTCCATGATCGAAGCCCCCGAAAGCATCGTCGCCATCAGCGTCTCGTGGCCCGGCGCGTCGACGAACGAAACCGTCCGGAGGACCTCGCTCTCGCTTCCGTCCGGACAGGTCTCCTCGACGGTGTAACAGTCGGGCTCCTCGACGCCCGGACACCGCCGGAACGTCGCGTCCGCATAGCCCAGCCGGATGGAGATCCCCCGTTTCATCTCCTCGGAGTGCTGGTCGG containing:
- a CDS encoding translation initiation factor IF-2 subunit gamma codes for the protein MEATLAEKQRQPEVNIGLVGHVDHGKTTLVQALSGSWTDQHSEEMKRGISIRLGYADATFRRCPGVEEPDCYTVEETCPDGSESEVLRTVSFVDAPGHETLMATMLSGASIMDGAVLVVSATEEVPQPQTEEHLMALDIIGIENVVIAQNKVDLVDRDRIEENYEQIKEFVSGTVAEDAPIVPISAQQEVNIDYLIGAIEEEIPTPERDPDAEARMHVARSFDINRPGTTWEGLTGGVIGGSLVSGHLEVGDELEVRPGREVEEGGQSEWRPIRTDIRSIQAGGEQVDRAVPGGLLGVGTGLDPSLTKGDALAGQIAGLPGTLPPTWESFTMDVDLLERVVGAEEGNSIDEISTGEPLMMTIGTATTVGAVTSARAGECEVSLKRPVCAPVGAKIAMNRRVGTRWRLIGIGTLKE